In one window of Janthinobacterium sp. 1_2014MBL_MicDiv DNA:
- a CDS encoding DMT family transporter — translation MKTHASPPPALGLPELALIAITFIWGGTFLIVQHAVTVSGPLAFVAARFAVAAGIGALICRGQLRQLTKAELLTGMAIGVSIFGGYALQTYGLMHITSSKSAFITAFYVPIVPLVQWLAFKQRPHPAVWAAVALAFVGLLLLTGTDGLSMGFGKGELMTAVGAIAIALEIILISRVSPQLNILRVTIVQLATASLIALLLMPVMGEAPPALSQTFLLSVLALGCASALIQYVMNWAQKRISATKATLIYAGEPVWAGVIGRIAGERLPALAIVGAILIIGAGILSEWRPKRTPDAGKAVQP, via the coding sequence ATGAAAACACACGCAAGTCCCCCGCCCGCCCTCGGCCTGCCCGAACTGGCCCTGATCGCCATCACCTTCATCTGGGGCGGCACCTTCCTCATCGTGCAGCACGCCGTGACGGTCAGCGGCCCGCTGGCCTTCGTTGCCGCCCGCTTCGCCGTCGCCGCCGGTATCGGCGCCCTGATTTGCCGGGGCCAGCTGCGCCAATTGACGAAGGCGGAGTTGCTGACGGGTATGGCGATTGGCGTCAGCATCTTTGGCGGCTACGCGCTGCAAACCTATGGCTTGATGCATATCACGAGCAGCAAGTCGGCCTTCATCACGGCCTTCTATGTGCCCATCGTGCCGCTGGTGCAATGGCTGGCCTTCAAGCAGCGGCCCCATCCGGCCGTGTGGGCGGCCGTGGCGCTGGCCTTTGTTGGCTTGCTGCTGCTCACCGGCACCGATGGCCTGAGCATGGGCTTTGGCAAAGGCGAGCTGATGACGGCCGTGGGCGCCATCGCCATCGCGCTGGAAATCATCCTCATCAGCCGCGTTTCGCCGCAACTGAACATCCTGCGCGTGACCATCGTGCAACTGGCCACGGCGTCGCTGATCGCCCTGCTGCTGATGCCCGTCATGGGCGAAGCGCCGCCCGCCCTCAGCCAGACCTTCCTCCTCAGCGTGCTGGCCCTGGGCTGCGCCAGCGCGCTGATCCAGTACGTGATGAACTGGGCGCAAAAGCGCATTTCCGCCACCAAGGCTACCCTGATCTATGCGGGCGAGCCCGTGTGGGCCGGCGTCATCGGCCGCATCGCCGGCGAACGCCTGCCAGCCCTGGCCATCGTCGGTGCGATCCTGATCATCGGCGCCGGCATCCTCAGCGAATGGCGGCCGAAGCGCACGCCGGACGCCGGCAAGGCCGTGCAACCCTGA
- a CDS encoding pyridoxal-dependent decarboxylase, with protein MTDTAIERLLQQHFSIDALQQAPAPLQQALRMLGGWLAAERSEAYPHTPYAELLTQLADTRPPAHGMAVADFLQELDTTVLANTAQLNHPQYIGHMTQALPWISVLAEAFTATLNQNQVKIETAYVSTLIEKQMLGWLHRQVYQQPDSVYAQAMAATSGALGNVVNGGTMGNLTALAVALEKQLPGTRKRGLFAAMQDAGHAGLAVIGSARSHYSVKKALATLGLGENALHLVAVDRDNRIDVAALEATIADLKLRKIKVVAMIGIAGTTETGAIDPLAAMAAIAARENIWFHVDAAWGGALLIAEQYRPLYDGIALADSVVIDGHKLLWVPMAQSMVLFKDSASLNLLKHNANYILRDNSGDLGQTSLEGSRRFDALKLWTSFKVLGVSGYTTLLQQAATLSGQLQDLLADQQDFELVTRSDTFILTYRYVPVHLRQRMEALLAGGQADAAAELNRQLNTLNAKLQNRQKAEGHSFVSRTVLESTRYPGPTNVLRVVMTNVKTRPHHLRAILAEQRAIGQALVAELGLQD; from the coding sequence ATGACCGATACCGCTATCGAACGGCTGCTGCAGCAGCATTTTTCCATCGATGCGCTGCAACAGGCGCCCGCGCCCCTGCAGCAGGCGCTGCGCATGCTGGGCGGCTGGCTGGCCGCCGAACGCAGCGAAGCGTATCCGCACACGCCGTACGCCGAACTGCTGACGCAATTGGCCGACACGCGCCCGCCCGCGCACGGCATGGCGGTGGCGGACTTCCTGCAAGAGCTCGATACGACCGTGCTGGCCAATACGGCCCAGCTGAACCACCCGCAATACATCGGCCACATGACCCAGGCCTTGCCCTGGATCAGCGTGCTGGCCGAGGCGTTTACGGCCACCCTGAACCAGAACCAGGTGAAGATCGAGACGGCGTATGTGTCGACCCTGATCGAAAAGCAGATGCTCGGCTGGCTGCACCGCCAGGTGTACCAGCAACCCGATAGCGTCTACGCGCAGGCGATGGCCGCCACCAGCGGCGCGCTGGGCAATGTCGTCAATGGCGGCACCATGGGCAATTTGACGGCCCTGGCCGTGGCGCTGGAAAAACAGTTGCCCGGCACGCGCAAGCGCGGCCTGTTTGCCGCCATGCAGGATGCCGGCCATGCGGGACTGGCCGTGATCGGCTCGGCCCGCAGCCATTATTCCGTAAAGAAAGCGCTGGCGACCCTGGGACTCGGTGAAAACGCGCTGCACCTGGTGGCCGTGGACCGCGACAACCGCATCGATGTCGCCGCGCTGGAAGCGACCATTGCCGATTTAAAACTGCGCAAGATCAAGGTCGTTGCCATGATCGGCATCGCCGGCACGACGGAAACGGGCGCCATCGACCCGCTGGCCGCCATGGCCGCCATTGCCGCGCGAGAAAACATCTGGTTCCATGTGGACGCGGCCTGGGGCGGCGCCCTGCTGATCGCCGAGCAATACCGTCCGCTGTACGACGGCATCGCCCTGGCCGACTCCGTCGTCATCGACGGCCACAAGCTGCTGTGGGTGCCGATGGCGCAAAGCATGGTGCTGTTCAAGGACAGCGCCAGCCTGAACCTGCTCAAGCACAATGCCAACTACATCCTGCGCGACAATTCGGGCGACCTGGGCCAGACCTCGCTGGAAGGCTCGCGCCGCTTCGACGCCTTGAAACTGTGGACCTCGTTCAAGGTGCTGGGCGTGTCCGGCTACACGACCCTGCTGCAGCAGGCGGCCACCCTGTCCGGCCAGTTGCAGGATTTGCTGGCCGACCAGCAGGATTTCGAGCTGGTCACGCGCTCCGACACCTTCATTCTGACCTACCGCTACGTGCCCGTGCACTTGCGCCAGCGCATGGAAGCCTTGCTGGCCGGCGGCCAGGCAGACGCAGCCGCCGAACTGAACAGACAACTGAACACGCTCAACGCCAAGCTGCAAAACCGCCAGAAGGCGGAGGGCCACAGCTTCGTCTCGCGCACGGTGCTCGAATCGACGCGCTACCCTGGCCCGACCAATGTGCTGCGCGTGGTCATGACGAATGTCAAGACACGCCCCCACCACTTGCGCGCCATCCTGGCCGAACAGCGCGCCATCGGCCAGGCGCTGGTGGCGGAACTGGGCTTGCAGGATTGA
- a CDS encoding helix-turn-helix domain-containing protein has product MRSQAEAGGVLAHLSKNLRRLRLAAGLSQEELARLSGLSRRMLNGVEAGGTNISLANLDHVAAALNVAFVDLVQPPRQPHDSLRVLVWQSASQASQAVLLGAAPASRQVELWSWTLAPGERYDAQADPAGFSEMIYVLEGQLQLELAAGTKHLTTGDFLVFSSAQAYAYVNAGASTLRFTRNVAS; this is encoded by the coding sequence TTGCGCAGTCAAGCCGAGGCCGGTGGCGTGCTGGCACACCTGTCCAAAAATCTGCGGCGCCTGCGCCTGGCTGCCGGACTGAGCCAGGAGGAACTGGCCCGTCTGTCCGGCCTGAGCCGGCGCATGCTCAACGGCGTTGAGGCGGGCGGCACCAACATCAGCCTGGCCAACCTCGACCACGTGGCGGCCGCGCTGAACGTGGCCTTCGTCGACCTGGTCCAGCCGCCGCGGCAGCCGCACGACAGCCTGCGCGTGCTGGTGTGGCAAAGTGCATCGCAGGCGAGCCAGGCCGTGCTGCTGGGCGCGGCCCCCGCCAGCCGCCAGGTGGAGCTGTGGTCATGGACCCTGGCGCCGGGCGAGCGCTACGATGCGCAAGCCGACCCTGCCGGATTCAGTGAAATGATTTATGTGCTGGAAGGGCAGTTGCAGCTGGAGTTGGCGGCTGGGACCAAACACCTGACCACGGGCGATTTTCTGGTCTTCAGCAGCGCGCAAGCGTATGCCTACGTCAATGCGGGCGCCTCCACCTTGCGCTTTACGCGCAACGTGGCCAGCTGA
- a CDS encoding cupin-like domain-containing protein, which yields MSVEKKLPPQSATAPGAARALPPRPPAEFSSPEAALARKLAREHKDAQVRGVTSIHAMREAIRRAARHLPAIAEVPRLGMLDAAAFRARAALGLPFLMSGLVKRWPLSGLAPGVLRERYSHVPVRARVGDYINTAFAPDRAMQDMSMGAYLDLVEEGQHALPPYLGNLELRELNSLCHWPAYFDKMGPPRFWVGPAGTVTPLHCDYDDNIFAQVWGSKRIFLSPPHHDAFLYPSEANAILFGSPFDPEAPDFQRFPLARQATMIECIVEPGDMLYVPAGWYHQVRALTFSLSSNRWARAVPFALHGEPALRRGVE from the coding sequence ATGTCAGTAGAGAAAAAGTTACCTCCCCAGTCCGCCACGGCGCCTGGCGCGGCCCGCGCCTTGCCGCCGCGGCCGCCAGCCGAATTCAGCTCGCCCGAGGCGGCCCTTGCCCGCAAGCTCGCGCGCGAGCACAAGGATGCGCAGGTGCGCGGCGTGACGTCCATCCACGCCATGCGCGAGGCCATCCGGCGCGCCGCGCGCCACTTGCCGGCCATCGCCGAGGTGCCGCGCCTGGGCATGCTGGACGCGGCCGCCTTCCGCGCCCGCGCCGCGCTGGGCCTGCCTTTCCTGATGAGCGGCCTGGTCAAGCGCTGGCCCTTGTCCGGGCTGGCGCCCGGCGTCTTGCGCGAGCGCTACAGTCACGTGCCCGTGCGCGCGCGCGTGGGCGACTACATCAACACGGCGTTCGCGCCCGACCGCGCCATGCAGGATATGTCGATGGGGGCATACCTGGACCTGGTGGAAGAGGGACAGCACGCGCTGCCGCCTTACCTGGGCAACCTGGAGCTGCGCGAATTGAACAGCCTGTGCCACTGGCCCGCGTATTTCGACAAGATGGGGCCGCCACGCTTCTGGGTCGGGCCGGCCGGCACGGTGACGCCGCTGCATTGCGATTACGACGACAATATCTTTGCGCAAGTGTGGGGCAGCAAGCGCATCTTTTTATCGCCGCCGCACCACGATGCCTTCCTGTATCCCAGCGAGGCGAACGCCATCCTGTTCGGCTCGCCTTTCGACCCCGAGGCGCCCGATTTCCAGCGCTTCCCGCTGGCGCGCCAGGCGACCATGATCGAATGCATCGTCGAGCCGGGTGACATGCTGTACGTGCCCGCCGGCTGGTACCACCAGGTGCGCGCGCTGACGTTCTCGCTATCCTCGAACCGCTGGGCCAGGGCCGTGCCGTTTGCCTTGCATGGCGAGCCGGCACTGCGGCGCGGCGTGGAATGA
- a CDS encoding class I SAM-dependent methyltransferase: MTQNIYDNDAFFTAYGQLPRSVGGLDSAPEWPALRAMLPQLQGKQVLDLGCGYGWFCRWALDAGAARVLGVDVSEKMLAQARAMGERAAVSYARLDMEQLALPPASYDLVYSSLAFHYIERFDALLAAIRHGLKPGGKLVFSIEHPIFMAPRQPGWLTDAQGRKSWPVDSYQQQGTRVSDWLAPGVVKQHRTLGTTLNLLIQAGFQIEHVEEWGPTDEQLTQQPALAEERERPMLLLIGCGLG, from the coding sequence ATGACACAGAATATCTACGACAACGACGCCTTTTTCACGGCCTACGGCCAGCTGCCCCGCTCCGTTGGCGGACTCGACAGCGCACCCGAATGGCCGGCCCTGCGCGCCATGCTGCCGCAGCTGCAAGGAAAACAGGTGCTGGACCTCGGCTGCGGCTATGGCTGGTTTTGCCGCTGGGCACTGGATGCCGGCGCGGCGCGCGTGCTGGGCGTGGATGTCTCGGAAAAGATGCTGGCGCAGGCGCGTGCCATGGGGGAACGCGCAGCCGTCAGCTATGCCCGACTTGATATGGAACAACTGGCCTTGCCGCCGGCCAGCTACGACCTCGTCTACAGTTCGCTGGCATTCCACTACATCGAGCGCTTCGACGCCTTGCTGGCAGCCATCCGCCATGGCTTGAAACCGGGCGGCAAGCTGGTGTTTTCCATCGAGCATCCCATCTTCATGGCGCCGCGCCAGCCCGGCTGGCTGACGGATGCGCAAGGCCGCAAGAGTTGGCCCGTCGACAGTTACCAGCAGCAGGGCACGCGCGTGTCGGACTGGCTGGCGCCAGGCGTCGTCAAGCAGCACCGCACGCTGGGTACGACGCTGAATTTATTGATACAAGCCGGTTTCCAGATTGAACACGTGGAAGAATGGGGTCCCACCGACGAACAGCTGACGCAACAGCCGGCGCTGGCGGAAGAGCGCGAGCGGCCGATGCTGCTGCTCATCGGCTGCGGTCTCGGCTAA
- a CDS encoding voltage-gated chloride channel family protein, whose protein sequence is MMTRRPAFLAALADLLLHLVKWLLIAFAVAVLAGTASAAFLFALDWATRTRLAHAWLLWLLPVAGFAVGWLYLRYGSKVEGGANMLIDEIHDPKNIIPLRMAPLVLGATVVSHLFGASVGREGTAVQMGGALADQLTRLFRLKNEDRRIILMAGISAGFASVFGTPLAGAIFGLEVLAIGRLRYEAMLPCLAAAVIADQVVLLWGPLLHIAHTHYAVPPVPAISAWTLGAMVIAGVLFGVTGKVFAQATHGLSGLMKRWVAYPPLRPLAGGLAVALAVWLLGTDRYIGLGIPTIVDALKGPLPAHDFLGKMAFTIVSLGTGFKGGEVTPLFYIGATLGNALGPLLHQPVTLLAAIGFVAVFAGAANTPIASTLMAMELFGAEIGVYAAIACVVAYLFSGHAGIYRAQRGGHAKRTASKELDT, encoded by the coding sequence ATGATGACCCGCCGCCCTGCCTTCCTCGCCGCCCTCGCCGACTTGTTGTTGCATCTCGTTAAATGGCTGCTGATCGCATTCGCCGTGGCCGTGCTGGCCGGCACGGCGTCGGCCGCTTTCCTGTTCGCCCTCGACTGGGCGACGCGCACGCGCCTGGCGCACGCCTGGCTGCTCTGGCTGCTGCCCGTGGCCGGCTTTGCCGTCGGCTGGCTGTACTTGCGCTACGGCAGCAAGGTCGAAGGCGGCGCGAATATGCTTATCGATGAAATCCACGATCCGAAAAACATCATTCCGCTGCGCATGGCGCCGCTGGTGCTGGGCGCCACCGTCGTCTCGCATTTGTTCGGCGCCTCCGTCGGGCGCGAAGGCACGGCCGTGCAGATGGGCGGCGCGCTGGCCGACCAGTTGACGCGCCTGTTCCGTTTGAAGAATGAAGACCGCCGCATCATCCTGATGGCCGGCATCAGCGCCGGCTTTGCCTCCGTCTTCGGCACGCCGCTGGCGGGCGCCATCTTCGGCCTGGAAGTACTGGCCATCGGCCGCTTGCGCTACGAAGCCATGCTGCCCTGCCTGGCCGCGGCCGTCATCGCCGACCAGGTGGTCCTGCTGTGGGGGCCGCTTTTGCACATTGCCCACACGCATTACGCCGTACCGCCGGTCCCCGCCATCTCGGCCTGGACGCTGGGCGCCATGGTCATCGCGGGCGTGCTGTTCGGCGTGACCGGTAAAGTGTTTGCGCAAGCCACGCACGGCTTGAGCGGGCTGATGAAGCGCTGGGTCGCCTACCCTCCCCTGCGCCCGCTGGCGGGCGGCCTCGCCGTCGCCCTCGCCGTGTGGCTGCTGGGCACGGACCGCTACATCGGCCTGGGCATTCCCACCATCGTCGACGCGCTCAAGGGGCCGCTGCCGGCGCATGACTTCCTCGGCAAGATGGCGTTTACCATTGTTTCGCTCGGCACCGGCTTCAAGGGCGGCGAAGTGACGCCCCTGTTCTACATCGGGGCGACATTGGGCAATGCGCTGGGGCCGCTGCTGCACCAGCCCGTCACCCTGCTGGCCGCCATCGGCTTTGTCGCCGTGTTTGCCGGCGCAGCGAATACCCCCATCGCCTCGACCCTGATGGCCATGGAACTGTTCGGCGCGGAGATCGGCGTGTACGCAGCCATCGCCTGCGTCGTGGCCTACCTGTTTTCCGGCCATGCGGGCATTTACCGGGCGCAGCGGGGCGGCCATGCGAAGCGCACAGCCAGCAAGGAGCTTGATACATGA
- a CDS encoding chemotaxis protein CheB translates to MEALILIGASTGGMEALSCIFAALPATLPAPVLVVAHVGARKSILPDILGKTCSLPVRFAEGREPVRPGRILLAPPDRHMLVAIAAGQATIELTRGPKENHTRPAIDPLFRSAAAAFGPRAVGVILSGYLDDGTAGLQAIKACGGKVLVQEPQEAVAPSMPQSAIDHVDVDWRLPVAQIAPALLALVSGKPAPPQALQPAPHWIAVENRFARGVGNMEQLEKIAVPSTFTCPACQGTLWELHGQQPQRFRCHTGHSFTAQVLGELQNDKAEEAIWAAIRALQEKERLYLDLAAKAQAWLHPGTASEYGARARQAGEQADVLRRTLLA, encoded by the coding sequence ATGGAAGCGTTGATACTGATCGGAGCTTCCACGGGCGGCATGGAAGCGTTGTCCTGCATCTTTGCCGCCTTGCCCGCCACCTTGCCGGCGCCCGTGCTGGTCGTCGCGCATGTGGGCGCGCGCAAGAGCATCCTGCCCGATATCCTCGGCAAGACTTGCTCCTTGCCCGTGCGCTTTGCCGAAGGGCGCGAACCCGTGCGTCCGGGGCGCATCCTGCTGGCGCCACCGGACCGGCATATGCTGGTCGCCATCGCGGCTGGCCAGGCCACCATCGAGCTGACGCGCGGCCCGAAGGAAAACCACACGCGCCCGGCCATCGACCCTCTGTTCCGCAGCGCGGCGGCCGCGTTCGGCCCCAGGGCCGTGGGCGTGATCCTCAGCGGCTACCTCGACGATGGCACGGCCGGCTTGCAAGCCATCAAGGCGTGCGGCGGCAAGGTGCTGGTGCAGGAGCCGCAGGAAGCCGTGGCGCCGTCGATGCCGCAAAGCGCCATCGACCACGTGGACGTGGACTGGCGCCTGCCCGTCGCCCAGATCGCTCCGGCCCTGCTGGCGCTGGTCAGCGGCAAGCCGGCGCCGCCCCAGGCGCTGCAGCCGGCGCCGCACTGGATCGCCGTGGAAAACCGTTTTGCCAGGGGAGTGGGGAATATGGAACAACTGGAAAAAATTGCCGTGCCATCCACATTTACCTGCCCGGCCTGCCAAGGCACCCTATGGGAACTGCATGGCCAGCAGCCGCAGCGCTTCCGCTGCCATACGGGCCACAGTTTCACGGCGCAAGTGCTTGGCGAGTTGCAGAATGACAAGGCGGAAGAGGCCATCTGGGCCGCCATCCGGGCACTGCAGGAAAAGGAAAGGCTGTACCTGGACCTGGCCGCCAAGGCCCAGGCCTGGCTGCATCCGGGCACTGCCAGCGAATACGGCGCCAGGGCGCGCCAGGCTGGCGAGCAGGCCGACGTGCTCAGGCGCACCTTGCTGGCTTAG
- the trpS gene encoding tryptophan--tRNA ligase: MSLPNTPATPDTENTPAAPLSAAAIASQSVILTGDRPTGPLHLGHFVGSLRDRVAYQNSYKQFIMLADAQALTDNMDDIDKVHRNVVEVALDYLAVGIDPTKTTVFIQSQIPELAELTFYYLNIVTVARLERNPTVKEEIRLRGFERDIPAGFLTYPASQAADITAFKAGVVPVGEDQIPMIEQTNEIVRRFNRMYNREVLMECKALVPDIGRLPGIDGKAKMSKSLGNTINLGATSAEITAAVKKVYTDPLHLRVEDPGHLEGNIAFTYLDAFDPEKAALAEMKAHYVRGGLGDSIVKKRLDVVLQELLAPIRARREEFAKDKGQVIQMLKEGTFKAREVAARTADEVKSALGLNYF, encoded by the coding sequence ATGAGCTTGCCTAATACCCCCGCTACCCCAGACACCGAGAATACCCCTGCCGCGCCGCTGTCGGCCGCCGCCATCGCTTCGCAATCCGTGATCCTGACGGGCGACCGTCCTACCGGCCCCTTGCACCTGGGCCATTTCGTGGGCAGCCTGCGCGACCGCGTTGCCTACCAGAACAGCTACAAGCAATTCATCATGCTGGCCGACGCGCAGGCGCTGACGGACAATATGGACGACATCGACAAGGTGCACCGCAACGTCGTCGAAGTGGCGCTCGACTACCTGGCCGTCGGCATCGATCCGACGAAAACCACGGTCTTCATCCAGTCGCAGATCCCGGAACTGGCCGAGCTGACCTTTTATTACCTGAACATCGTCACCGTGGCACGCCTCGAGCGCAACCCTACCGTCAAGGAAGAGATCCGTTTGCGCGGCTTCGAGCGCGACATCCCGGCCGGCTTTTTGACCTATCCGGCCAGCCAGGCGGCCGACATCACGGCCTTCAAGGCGGGCGTGGTGCCCGTGGGCGAAGACCAGATTCCGATGATCGAGCAGACGAATGAAATCGTGCGCCGCTTCAACCGCATGTACAACCGCGAAGTGCTGATGGAATGCAAGGCGCTGGTGCCGGACATCGGCCGCCTGCCCGGCATCGACGGCAAGGCGAAGATGAGCAAGTCGCTGGGCAACACCATCAACCTGGGCGCGACCTCGGCCGAAATCACGGCCGCCGTGAAAAAAGTCTATACCGACCCGCTGCACCTGCGCGTGGAAGACCCGGGCCACCTGGAAGGCAATATCGCGTTTACCTATCTGGATGCCTTCGACCCGGAAAAAGCGGCGCTGGCCGAGATGAAGGCCCATTACGTGCGCGGCGGCCTGGGCGACAGCATCGTCAAGAAACGCCTGGATGTGGTCTTGCAGGAACTGCTGGCGCCGATCCGCGCGCGCCGCGAGGAATTCGCCAAGGACAAGGGACAAGTCATCCAGATGCTGAAGGAAGGCACCTTCAAGGCGCGCGAAGTGGCGGCCCGCACGGCCGATGAAGTCAAGTCGGCGCTGGGTCTGAACTACTTCTAA
- a CDS encoding CocE/NonD family hydrolase, with the protein MSTTLNSVFATPVLAQTPPMAPDIGAKLVMPDLNDYVKRVVMVPMRDGVKLYTVIVVPKGAQKAPIMLTRTPYNAARRAQRAASPSMLATLPQGDDTLVENGYIRVFQDVRGKYGSEGDYVMTRPVRGPLNNTKVDNVTDAWDTIDWLVKNVPETNGKVGMLGSSYEGHTVLMALVDPHPALKVAIPMSAMVDGWRGDDWFHNGAFRMPSLSYIAGQTSVRGGGESPALGVYDDYDAYLRIGSAGDYAKKFGIDKLTYTKKLFEHPAYDSYWQEQALDKILAKRPLIVPTMHVVGQWDQEDIYGPYATYSAMEGRDKRNNLNYLAIGPWRHSGVNYEGSSLGALKFDGDTARQFRAKVMQPFLNQYLKDGAPDANTAPVVSYQSGTNQWQRLQQWPLACETCDTKLTPIYLQDGYKLGFATPSGAADAAEGAFDEYVADPAKPVPFVPRPVRLNDGDVWKPWLVSDQRGYADRTDVLSYVSEPLKTAVRIAGAPMVNLFAATSGTDADWVVKLIDVYPDEVPSQPAMGGYQLGVAMDIFRGRYRDSFEHPTPIPAGKVERYRFALPNANHVFLPGHRIAVQIQSSWFPLYDRNPQNYVPNIFLADPGHYRKATQRVYHAAGAASAIELPIAPNE; encoded by the coding sequence TTGAGTACCACCTTGAATTCCGTGTTTGCCACCCCCGTGCTGGCGCAAACGCCGCCGATGGCGCCCGATATCGGCGCCAAGCTGGTGATGCCGGATCTGAATGATTACGTCAAGCGCGTGGTGATGGTGCCCATGCGCGACGGCGTCAAGCTGTACACGGTGATCGTCGTGCCGAAAGGCGCGCAAAAAGCGCCGATCATGCTCACGCGCACGCCGTACAACGCGGCACGCCGGGCCCAGCGCGCCGCCAGCCCCAGCATGCTGGCCACCTTGCCGCAGGGCGACGACACCCTGGTGGAAAACGGCTATATCCGCGTGTTCCAGGACGTGCGCGGCAAGTACGGCTCCGAAGGCGATTACGTGATGACGCGCCCCGTGCGCGGCCCGCTGAACAATACCAAGGTCGACAATGTCACCGATGCGTGGGACACCATCGACTGGCTCGTGAAAAACGTGCCGGAAACGAATGGCAAGGTGGGCATGCTGGGCTCTTCCTACGAGGGCCACACGGTGCTGATGGCCCTGGTCGACCCGCATCCGGCGCTGAAGGTGGCCATCCCCATGAGCGCCATGGTCGATGGCTGGCGCGGCGACGACTGGTTCCACAACGGCGCCTTCCGCATGCCGAGCCTGTCGTACATCGCGGGCCAGACCAGCGTGCGCGGCGGCGGCGAATCGCCGGCCCTCGGCGTGTATGACGATTACGACGCCTACCTGCGCATCGGCTCGGCCGGCGACTACGCGAAGAAGTTCGGCATCGACAAGCTGACGTACACGAAAAAGCTGTTCGAACACCCGGCCTATGACAGCTACTGGCAGGAACAGGCGCTCGACAAGATCCTCGCCAAGCGTCCGCTGATCGTGCCCACCATGCACGTGGTGGGGCAATGGGACCAGGAAGACATCTATGGCCCGTATGCCACTTACTCGGCGATGGAAGGGCGCGACAAGCGCAACAACCTCAATTACCTGGCCATCGGCCCGTGGCGCCACAGCGGCGTCAATTATGAAGGCTCGAGCCTGGGCGCCTTGAAGTTCGACGGCGACACGGCGCGCCAGTTCCGCGCCAAAGTCATGCAGCCATTCCTCAACCAATACCTGAAGGATGGCGCGCCGGACGCGAACACGGCGCCCGTGGTGTCGTACCAGAGCGGCACGAACCAGTGGCAGCGCCTGCAGCAGTGGCCGCTGGCGTGCGAGACGTGCGACACCAAGCTGACGCCGATCTATCTGCAGGATGGCTACAAGCTGGGCTTTGCGACGCCATCGGGCGCCGCGGATGCGGCTGAAGGCGCCTTCGATGAATACGTGGCCGATCCCGCCAAGCCCGTGCCCTTCGTGCCCCGTCCCGTGCGCCTGAACGATGGCGACGTGTGGAAGCCATGGCTGGTCAGCGACCAGCGCGGCTATGCCGACCGCACGGACGTGCTCAGCTATGTTTCCGAGCCCTTGAAAACAGCCGTGCGCATCGCCGGCGCACCGATGGTCAACCTGTTTGCCGCCACCAGCGGCACGGATGCCGACTGGGTGGTGAAACTGATCGACGTGTATCCGGACGAAGTGCCGTCGCAGCCGGCCATGGGCGGCTACCAGCTGGGCGTGGCGATGGATATCTTCCGCGGGCGCTACCGCGACAGCTTCGAGCACCCGACGCCGATACCGGCAGGCAAGGTCGAGCGCTACCGCTTCGCCTTGCCGAACGCGAATCACGTCTTCCTGCCCGGCCACCGCATCGCCGTGCAAATACAGTCGAGCTGGTTCCCGCTGTATGACCGCAACCCGCAAAACTACGTGCCGAACATCTTCCTGGCCGACCCGGGCCATTATAGGAAGGCCACGCAGCGCGTGTACCACGCGGCAGGGGCGGCCAGCGCCATCGAGTTGCCGATCGCGCCGAACGAGTAA